The following DNA comes from Paenibacillus crassostreae.
CAAATGGATTCACACCTTGTAGATATCCACTAATTCCAACTGCCTTTTCAAAGAAATATACGAGGTATCCGAAAGAGTAAGGTGTCATATTCGGAACAGTTACAATCAGGTTAGGCACTTGTCCATCTGTATGAGCAAGCATCGTACCTTGGAATGCCTTCTTGTTCACGAAGTCCATTGTCTTCCCTGCCAAGAAATTCAATCCATCTAGATCATTAGGATCACTCTCGATCGTTATTTGTTCAACTACTTCTTCTACCTGAATAACGGTTTCAAAGATGTTACGGCTACCTTCTTGAATAAATTGCCCCATAGAGTGTAGATCCGTTGAGAAGTCAACAGAAGCAGGATAGATCCCTTTATAATCCTTACCTTCACTTTCTCCGAACAGTTGCTTCCACCATTCCGCAACATAATGTAAGGAAGGTTCATAGTTCACAAGAATTTCAATAGCTTTACCTTTACGATAAAGTGCGTTTCGAACTGCAGCATATTGATAACTCTGATTCTCAGCTACATTAGGATTACTAAATTCCACAGAAGCATCAGCCGCACCTTGCATCATTTCTTCTATGTTAATACCTGCTGTCGCAATAGGTAACAATCCAACTGCTGTTAGAACGGAGAACCGTCCGCCGATATCATCTGGAATAATGAAAGACTCATATCCTTCTTCATTGGCAAGGTTCTTAAGAGCTCCTCTAGCTTTATCTGTTGTAGCATAAAT
Coding sequences within:
- a CDS encoding glucose-6-phosphate isomerase, yielding MSKNIHFDYSKALTFINQHEIDYLAAPIKLAHDQLHNGTGVGSDALGWIDLPTQYDKEEFARIQKAAKKIQSDSDVLIVIGIGGSYLGARAAIEALSHSFYNYLPKDKRKTPEVYFAGNNISSTYVTHLLDLVEGKDYSVNIISKSGTTTEPAVAFRVFRDALEQKYGKEEARKRIYATTDKARGALKNLANEEGYESFIIPDDIGGRFSVLTAVGLLPIATAGINIEEMMQGAADASVEFSNPNVAENQSYQYAAVRNALYRKGKAIEILVNYEPSLHYVAEWWKQLFGESEGKDYKGIYPASVDFSTDLHSMGQFIQEGSRNIFETVIQVEEVVEQITIESDPNDLDGLNFLAGKTMDFVNKKAFQGTMLAHTDGQVPNLIVTVPNMTPYSFGYLVYFFEKAVGISGYLQGVNPFDQPGVEAYKKNMFALLGKPGYEKEKAELEARLTE